The genomic window ACCGCATCAAAGCACAAGTAGAGAGGCTTTCAGGCCGGGAGAGGTTAGCAGTCAAGAGTGTAGAGACCGGTAAAGACTACATATCACTAAAAAATCATGCCTTAAACAAAAAATAACCAACAAACTTTGTTGAATCTTACATCTCTtccatctttttttattttccccTCGTCGTCCCTTTCCTCTGTGAATGCATTAATCATTTTTCATCTCCTTTTATGCACCATTATTTACCTTGTTAAGTCGAGCATCAGGTTAGGGAAAATCGATGGAGTCCAGGAATGTGTCATTGAGCTTTGAAAGTTACATCCAGTGGTCATAACCCTCATACCTTGCAATTTGTAAGgtgttttttataaaatattatatggtaATTGCATCCCGAGTTTATGTGAGTTGAAAGGAAGAGAAATGAAAGTGAGGAACGGAACTTGGTACATTCCAAGTCATTTTTGGTTGTCGAGACAATGTCAAAAGTTATCATGCACAAAAATTCTAGCGGATAAGCTTCCAATTCCCTTTTAATTAATGCTTTTAAATACCTCACTGGAACGTGGATTCCCCCCACCTCCCCAATAGAGCTTTTGAATCAAGATCCTCTTCTACTCAcgataacaaaaataatttttagcagtATTTCttcaatataatatttttttattatagtattactttacaataatacaatactgttttataatagtataatataacTTTATAATAATGTAGTGTTGCTTTTATTATAgtacagtattattttataatagtatagtattactttataatggtATAGTGTTGCTTTATAACTATAAGAATAATTGGATATTTCATCCTATTTGAATAGTTGTTTTAACTTATGTTTCAAGTAGAGAGAATTTTTTTGGTAGCTACTTTTAAATGTAAATTTAATTAGGTATTTATCATTAGTTTTCTCTAAACTATACTAACATATTAATAATATAACACTACAGGAAAAATGGccattaacgacgctattaatggtcattaacgacgctttaaagcgtcgctattcggctttacgacgcttcgaaaagcgtcggcaaagcgtcGACTATGCAAGAGTGGGGACGAATATCGCCGACGCTTTgtaaaagcgtcgttattttttaacgacgctttaaagcgtcgtaaatatttacattaacgacgctttaaagcgtcgttaaatttgtcttaacgacgctttaaagcgtcgttaatgtaaatctttacgacgctttaaagcgtcgcaaaagacaaatttaacgacgcttataagcgtcgttaatgtaaaaatttacgacgctttaaagcgtcgcaaaagacaaatttaacgacgcttataagcgtcgttaaaggttttaagaggaaaaaaaaatacaaatattatttaaaaaaaaaataatacaatacattcctgtacgaaatcatatcacacctgtacaatacaataaacatgtacaatcaccacattcacattcacacctgtacaatcaccatcattcacatcacctgtacaatacaataaatatgtacaatcaccacattcacattcacacctgtacaatcaccatcattcacatcaaaagcaagctgaaatagaaaatttaatcaaaccaaaagacaatattttatataaataaaaataaagtactaatcgtccattacaatcaagagtaatataaataaatataaaaatacaacaaaaataaaataacatcaatctgcaggcggatggtcgtcgttgtctccacgtgacgtgccgctatctcgatgggtgcctgatatgccaggagcctacaaaaaatatatcaaaagcatgatttgcatatctataaataaaatatataaatcattaaattaatacaaaaatatatatttaatattatgtgtttacctgagatgaaccatacatctctaataaagatgtaaggcgatcaatctgtcccctcatggcctgcatctcggcacggctctgtcgcatctcctccatctcagcggcacgactctgtctaatctcctgtatctccgcctcgagtctgcgaacgcgtgaatcctgagcatctgttgcagcatgctgcgtatatctactaacctcagataactgagtgggggtgactcctactccataacccctcactcggccgtagcgctctggtcccatcaactctgtgaatacctcggcctcgatacggctctgctgcgtagatgctgcggactcgtcgtcacgctccgcaatgagagatgtagccctctcctgtattttttttgaaaacaagagttatacattaatagctaataaaattaaatttaaatcattgcaaaaaatataatattaacaatgccgtacatataaatctctcgactcatctcgaacaaaagtaccatcctgatgagtatgagtcatccggtaaaactccacttgtccgggttccctcccatgctcatcctcctacacaaataatttcaattttaagcaaacagttatgataatttaaaaaaatatatgagtatcatgatacagacatggtccacgatacataatgatattagttatataaatatttgaacataaaaattaaaagttaattatgaaagtttaaggaacatacaaactcctgtcggagtcgtgcataactcttcgaccccgatgtatgaggaacagactgagctgctcgtgcagctctaccaatagcagaataagtctgtaaaataaagtaaagaacttgttatatatacaatatataataaaaattaatatttttataaaatatttaagaaaaaaagataataaacagataatatacctgtgccctctcggagaaccagtaatgaaccaactccatccactgatgagggggtacatcaggaggacaattcctagcaacctcctcctctgtcataccctgtctcatatagtccttcttcaattgtgctttatattctttccatttgcggttgagagacttcattacaaaatcatgagtggatggagggagaacaaacttgctctataaaaaaaaaagttaaatgaaataaattatataaatgattaacaattaatatacagtatgaacatcaattcattacctctataactcggaggagctcaactttgtacgttggaagcatgtcattccattttgcatagcccaacggacatagctgaggcctccgagcaacagtccccaaaaatgaagtcaataagcaggcagctttcttaattggctgacctagctgattgcactccacaacaatcctctcgccctcacgcatctgccacacatctcgtactactgtgggtccgcgtctggggcgtactctcccggatccgtctgcaaaaaatacataaaagtaactatatcataaatatacataaaatgaaataaaaaaaaattacatgaaagacaatatataccctgcacgtgtatctcatcatctggctgatgaacaggaggatcgtgctgtgctgatgatgaaggacagggctcagaatgctgtgcagctgaactggaaatgcatcctttaataatacgatggtggtaaacgagtgctttctggaaatgcatcctttaataacttgagcagcatggtaaaactctttccagaccatccattcaaatattttatatgaaataaatgtataagaaaagaaatcttagaaaattttgtacaacccggatataattcttcgtctgcatctttcattaaggtgtgataacgagctgtctcatcattagatgtatgtatgggctcctcaacatgcatacgttccgtatgcgtacatccatcaaacatcccaactgtttcttgtatactactggattctcctaaattttgaacatcaaatccaaaagcatctgtgatcaaaccccttatatcatcatctcttgcagaattgtcttctaggctagtggatccgcaatgagtcaggggttggttacatgatgatggcaacatagattctccatgaaaaatccagtcggtataacctcttaaaaaaccattccataccaaatgttcttcaacattttgtggatctaaagaagaactatttacacatttccgacatggacataaaatctttccattcaaactacttttctccataccaaatttaatgaagtcatgaactccatctaaatattctttactattccttggtttatttatccaacttttgtccattgtaggataaaactgaccgaacttgcaatttatctaaaaataaaaaaaaattatacaatctatattaatgcaatgagtaaaaaatatcagtcatttcataaaatccaaaaaaataacagctagataaagtttacatagtaaatgcttgctatcatcaactaataggtaaagaaggtcctatcccattcagaaaatgtattaattctataggtcaattacaaaaatcaaatgatatgcaacaagagcatcaaaaaatttcggcagcatttcccttagttcttccgtataggaagaacaaaaggaaaataccatccgaaattttttccgaacctctcagcataccatttgattatggtaatgacctatagaattact from Elaeis guineensis isolate ETL-2024a chromosome 9, EG11, whole genome shotgun sequence includes these protein-coding regions:
- the LOC140851643 gene encoding uncharacterized protein, with the translated sequence MHFQKALVYHHRIIKGCISSSAAQHSEPCPSSSAQHDPPVHQPDDEIHVQDGSGRVRPRRGPTVVRDVWQMREGERIVVECNQLGQPIKKAACLLTSFLGTVARRPQLCPLGYAKWNDMLPTYKVELLRVIESKFVLPPSTHDFVMKSLNRKWKEYKAQLKKDYMRQGMTEEEVARNCPPDVPPHQWMELVHYWFSERAQTYSAIGRAARAAQSVPHTSGSKSYARLRQEFEDEHGREPGQVEFYRMTHTHQDGTFVRDESRDLYERATSLIAERDDESAASTQQSRIEAEVFTELMGPERYGRVRGYGVGVTPTQLSEVSRYTQHAATDAQDSRVRRLEAEIQEIRQSRAAEMEEMRQSRAEMQAMRGQIDRLTSLLEMYGSSQAPGISGTHRDSGTSRGDNDDHPPAD